AGTCCATCACCGTGGGCATTACCCCGGGGTATTCGGAAGAAGTCATGGAAGTGGTGAAAAAGGAAGCCGCCAAACAGGGGCTGACGGTGGAAATCAAGACCTTCAGCGACTATGTGACCCCGGACCAGGCCCTGGCCCAGAAGGATATCGACCTGAACTCCTTCCAGCATGAACCCTTCCTGCTGGCCTTCAACAAAAAGAACGGGACCAAACTGGTGAGCATCGGCAAGACCTATCTGGCCCCTCTGAAACTGTATTCCACCAAGATCAAGGACATCAAGGACATCCCGGACGGTGCCAAGATCGCCATCCCCAATGATCCTTCCAACGGTGGCCGGGCCATCCTGATGCTGAGCAAACTGGGCCTGCTGAAAGTGAACCCGGATGTGAAAGCCACGGAACTGACCGTGAATGACATCACCGAAAACCCGAAACACCTGCAGATCCTGGAACTGGAAGCGGCGCAGCTGCCCCGCAGCCTGGATGATACCACGGCCTCCGTCATCAACGCTGGCTATGCCAACAGCGCCAAACTGGCTCCGGAACTGGCCATTGCCAAGGAAGACAACACCAGCCCGTACGTGAACATCATCGCCGCCCGGGAAGAAGACAAGGACAACCCCACCTATCAGAAATTCGTGAAGATCTTCCAGAGCCAGCCTGTGAAGGACTGGATCGAAAAGAACGCCAAGGGCAGCCTGGAACCGGCCTGGTAAGGAAGAAGGTCTGAGCCATGGCACTGACAGAAGAAGACAAGAAATACGCAGCCCATCTCCAGCGGTTCATCCAGTGCGCCACCGTGAGCAATGCCAACGTGGACAAGGTGGACTGGAAACAGTTCGACAGGCTGCACCAGGCTTTCCGGGAATTCTATCCCCACATCTTTTCGGAGATGGAACTGGAGGAAGTGGGGCAGGCCGGACTGCAGTTCCATCTGAAGGGGACCAGCAGTGAAAAGAAACCCCTGCTCCTGATGAGCCATCAGGATGTGGTGGAAATCGGGGACCGCAGCCAGTGGTCCTTCGACCCCTTCGGGGGTGAGATCAAAGACGGCTGCATCTGCGGCCGGGGCACCACCGACTGCAAGCACCTGCTGCTCAGCGAACTGGAGGCAGTGGAAGCCCTGCTGGCTGAGGGCTGGCGTCCCAGCTACGACCTGTACCTGTCTCTGGGCTACTCGGAAGAGGTGTACCTGGAAAACGATGTGGACGGGGCCGAAAAACTGGCCGGGAACCTGCAGCGCAAAGGGGTGCACCTGGGGACCGTGGTGGACGAAGGGGGCGGCCTGTTCCCGGCAGGGGAAAAATTGGAAGCCCGCATCGGCCTGGCGGAAAAATCCCCGGTGAACTTTGAGATTTCCGTCCGTTCCGCAGGCGGTCATTCCAGCCGTCCGGGCAGAGGTACGGCCCTGGGCACCCTGGCCAAAGCCATCGTTGCCATCGAAGGCCATCCTTTCCCCTATCGCCTGACCCCTCTGGCCAAAGCCCAGCTGGCCGGCGAAGCGCCTCTGAAAACAGGGGAAGAACGGGAAATCTTTGCCGATCCCGAAGGACACTGGGAACAGCTGTGCGCACTGGCCCAGGAGGATCCCCGGCTGGATGCCCTGCTGCACACCACCATCGCCTTCACCATGGCCGGTGCCAGCCAGCAGCCCAACGTGCTGCCCAGCCTGGCCACCGCCCAGATGAGTGTCCGGGTGCTGCAGGGAGATACCATTGCAGGCGTTACGGAATATTTCAAACAGTTCCTGCCGGAGGGCGTGGCCATCCGCCACGTGTCCGGACGGGATCCGCTGCCCGCTTCCGATCCCAACGGGTATGGGGTACAGGTGGCGGAAAAAGTGCTGGCCGACCTGTACGGGAACCGGGTACAGACAGTGCCCTTCCTGATGCTGGGAGGGACGGACAGCCACTACTACCGGAACATTACGGACAACATCCTGCTGTTTTCCGGCCATGTGCGGGATGACCGCTGGGGCGCAGCCCACCAGGTGGATGAAAAGATCCCGGTGGATGCCCTGCGGCCCAGTGTGGAATTCTTCAAACGGTTTTTACAGACTTACTGAGCATTGTCCCAGAATCGACGGGCGGCCTCCTGGAGGGGCCGTCCTTTTTTGCGCACCAGGCATACCTGGCTGGTAAGGGTTTCTTCTGCCAGAGGGATGGCAACCAGATCGTGGCTGAGAGAGAGCACACTTTCCGGAATCAGGGCAATGCCCAGCCCGGCCTGGGCCCATTGGAGGCAGCTGCGGGCATCATCGGCGGTGCAGCGGAAAAACAGGGGAAGGGACCGTTTCTCGCAGAGCTGACGGAGGATGGCTTCCCATCGCCGATACCTCAGCAGGGGCTTTTCCACAAGCTGATCCAGGGCCAGAGATTCCGGCAGAGGATCCGGGAACCAGCTGGGGGTACCGGTGGCCACGAAGTTTTCCCGGCAGAGAACCTGGACGTCCAGCTCCTGGGGGGAGAAAGGGGTACGGACCACGGCCAGGTCCAGGGTTTCCTTATGGAGAGCGTCCAGAAGCTGGTAGGTGTTGCCCTCATGGAGCTGGATGGGGATATCCGGGTTCTGCTGGAAGAAATAGGCAAGGCCCTTGAAAAATGTGTTGCCCGTGCCGGAGGAGATCATGCCCAGGTGCAGGCTGCCCTTTTTGCCCAGACGGAAATTCAGCATATCCTGCCGGGCGGACTGGGCCAGGTCCTGCATCCGTTTGGCAGTGTCGTACAGGCTCTTGCCGGCTTCCGTCAGGTGGATGCGGCGGCTGCCGATGCTGCGCTCCAGCAGACGTACTCCACAGCGCTTTTCCAGGTTCTTCAGCTGCAGGGAAACGGGGGGCTGGGTCAGGTTCAGGCGCCGGGCCCCGGCGGAGATGGAGCCTTCCTCCACCACAGCAATGAAGCAGTTCAGTTGTTCCAGGTTCATAGATGGGCCTCCTATATGAGAATTATATAACTTGTTATAAAAGCAATATCAAGTAAATAGCAATATCTATGATACCATAAGAGTATGAAAAAGACATGAGGTGAAACAGATGAAATCATTTCTTCCATACTTTCAAGGCTATACCCGGGACTGTCTGCTGGCACCGGCTTTTAAACTGCTGGAAGCCCTGATGGACCTGGCGGTGCCCCTGGTGATCGCCGCCATGATCGACCGGGGCCTGGGGAATGGGGATGAAACGTTCCTGCTGGAATGTTTCGGAGCCCTGATCGCCCTGATGATCCTGGGCATGGGCTTTTCCTTTACGGCCCAGTACTTTGCCGCCCGGGGCAGTGTGGGGTTTACCACGAAACTGCGCCAGGCCCTGTTTGACCATGTGCAGGGCCTTTCCTACAAAGAGCTGGACACCCTGGGGACGGATACCCTGATCACCCGGCTGACCAGTGACATCAACCAGGTGCAGACCGGACTGAACATGGGGCTCCGGCTTCTTCTGCGGAGCCCGTTCATCGTGTTCGGAGCCATGCTCCTGGCCTTCACCATCGACGTGCCCAGTGCCCTGGTGTTTGTTGTGGCGGTCCCGCTGCTATTGGCCGTGGTGGTGGGCATCATGGTCCGCAGCGTGCCGCTGTTCACCCGGGTCCAGGGGGCCCTGGACAAGTTGCTCCAGACCACCCGGGAGAACCTGACCGGGGTGCGGGTGATCCGGGCCTTCTGCCGGGAAGCCGATGAAGTAAAGGAATTCGATGACCGGAACGAGACCGTGACCCGCAGGAATCTGCAGGTGGGCCGCTGGTCGGCGGTGATGACTCCCGCCACGTACCTGCTGGTGAACCTGGCCACGGTGGTATTGATCCGCCAGGGGGCCCTGCGGGTCCAGCTGGGCTATCTGGCCCAGGGGGATGTGGTGGCTCTGTACAACTACATGGCCCAGATGATCATCGAACTGGTGAAACTGGGCAGCCTGGTTGTGACCATGAATAAATCCGTTGCCTGTGCAAGGCGGATCCGGGATATCCTGGCTATCCGCAGCACCATGGCCTACCCCCGCCCCGACGGTACCCTTCAACCGGTAGGGGTGGAGGCACCGGCTGTGGTTTTCCGCAATGTGACGTTCCAATATACTGACGATGGGGCTCCGGCCCTGAGCCATATTGATTTTTCCGCATCCCGGGGGAGCACGGTGGGGATCATCGGCGGCACCGGCAGCGGAAAATCCACCCTGGTGGATCTGATCCCCCGCTTCTACGATGTGACGAAGGGCCGGGTCGAAGTATTCGGTCGGGATGTGCGGGAGTATCCAGAGGGAGAACTGCTGGATCACATCGCCCTGGTGCCCCAGAAGGCCATGCTCTTCGAAGGGACCATTCGGGACAACCTGCGCTGGGGGAACGAAAATGCCACGGACCAGGACCTGTGGAAGGCCCTGGAAGTGGCCCAGGCCAAAGACGTGGTGCTGGGCAGGGAGGGACAGCTGGACGCCCTGGTGGAACAGGGGGGCCGGAACCTGTCCGGGGGACAGAAACAGCGGCTGACCATTGCCCGGGCCCTGGTGAAACGGCCGGACATCCTGATCCTGGATGATTCGGCCAGTGCCCTGGACTTTGCCACGGACCTCCACCTGCGCCAGGCCATCAAGGCCCTGGAAGGGGAGCTGACCGTGTTCATCGTATCCCAGCGCACCAGCAGCGTGCGGTATGCGGATACCATCCTGGTGCTGGACGACGGCAGGCTGGTGGGACAGGGCACCCATGACCAGTTGTTGGAAACCTGCCCGGTGTACCAGGAAATCTTCGACTCCCAGTATCCGGGAGAGCGGCGGAAGAACAGGCAGAACGGAAAGGAGGTGGGCTGAGATGGCGGTGAAACAGGAATCCAGTATGGCGACCCTGAAAAAGGTGTGGCAGGTCATCGACGCTTACCGTCATCTCCTGCTTGAAAGCATCGTCCTGGCCGGGCTTTCCGTGGCCCTGCAGCTGTATGTGCCCGTATTGTTCGGCCGGGCCATCGACGGCATCCTGGGCCCGGGAAAGGTGGACTTTGCCCAGGTAGGGCGCACCACTTCCCTGATCCTCCTGCTGGTGGTGCTGTCGGCCCTGGCCACCTGGGCCATGAACCGGATCAACAACCTTTTGGCCTACCGGACCGTGCGGGATATCCGCAGCAGGGCCATCCGGCAGGTGCAGCAACTGCCCCTGTCGTACCTGGACAGCCACAGTTCCGGGGATCTGGTGCAGCGGATGATCGCCGATGTGGACCAGTTGTCCGACGGCCTGCTGCTGGGCTTCACCCAGCTGTTTTCCGGGGGCATCACCATTGTTTTGACCCTGTACTTCATGTTCGCCACCCACTGGGAAATTTCTCTCATGGTCATGGTGCTGACCCCGCTGAGTTTTGTGGTGGCCCGGTTCATCGCCCGCCGCTCCTACCAGCTGTTCCGGGATCAGACCGCCATCCGGGGCCGGCAGACCGCCCTCATCAACGAAATGGTGGGCGGCGAGAAGGTGGTGAAGGCCTTCCGGCACGAGGCAAAAGCCTCCGCCGACTTCAAGGGGCTGAATGAGCAGCTGCAGGAGGCCACCCAGGGGGCCCTGTTCTACAGCAGCCTGACCAACCCCTCCACCCGGGCGGTGAACAACCTGATCTACGCCCTGGTGGCCCTGGTGGGCTGCTGGCGGATCCTCAGCGGCGGGCTTACCGTAGGCGGGCTTACGGTACTGTTGTACTACGCCAACCAGTATATGAAGCCCTTTACGGATATCAGCTCCGTGGTCACCGAACTGCAGAACGCACTGGCCTGCGCCGCCCGGGTGTTCGCCCTGATTGAAGAGACCCCCCAGAGCCCGGAACCGGACCGGCAGCTGCAGTTCAAGGCGGGCCGTGTGGAGATCCGGGAGGTGGCGTTTTCCTATGACAAGAAGAAACCCCTGATCGAAGGATTCAACTTCCAGGTGGAACCGGGGCAGACCACGGCCATTGTGGGGCCCACCGGCTGTGGCAAGAGCACGTTCATCAACCTGCTCATGCGGTTTTACGATGTGGATCAGGGGACCATTGCCATCGACGGCCAGGATACGGCCAGGGTGGACCGGCACTCCCTGCGCCGGACCTACGGCATGGTGCTGCAGGAGACCTGGCTGAAGCAGGGAACTGTGCGGGAGAACATCGCATTCGGCAAGCCGGAGGCCACGGAGCAGGAAATCATCCAGGCCGCCCGGGAGGCCCACAGCTGGGCGTTCATCCAACAACTGCCCAAAGGGCTGGATACGGTGGTGAATGATGACAGCCTGAGCGCCGGGCAGAAGCAGCTCCTGTGCATCACCCGGGTGATGCTGGCCCTGCCGCCCATGCTGATCCTGGACGAAGCCACGTCCAACATCGATACCCGGACGGAAGTGAAGATCCAGAACGCCTTTGCCAAACTGATGAAGGGGCGTACCAGCTTCATCGTGGCCCACCGGCTGTCCACCATCCGCAACGCAGACCGGATCCTGGTGATGAAGGACGGGAAGATCATCGAACAGGGCACCCACGAAAGCCTGATGGCCCAGGGCGGGTTCTACAAAGAGCTGTACAACAGCCAGTTCGCAGGGTGAATTCCATTGACTTTTCCTCCCCATATGCTACAATGGTGCAAATCCGGTTTTTGGATCTGCACCATTTTGCTTTTGGGAAGGAGTACCCTGCCATGACGAAATTCCAGAAAATCCTGATTGCGCTGCTGGGCCTGAACCTCATCTGTACCGTTGGCCTGTACCTGCGCCTGGACAGCCAGCAGCTGTTATTGGAAAAAGAAGTTCGCAGCATGAAACGGGATATCGTGGGGACCCGCTATGACGATACGAACCTGAAAAACAGCCTGGCCAGCCTGGAAAAACAGGTGGGAAAGCTGGATGCCAATACGAGAAAAGCCAACGAACAGAAGGAAGCCCAGGAAACCGTTCCGGCACCCCAGCCCCAGCCCCAGCCAAAGCATAGCAGTCTGGGAAGTCTGCTGGATCGGCTGCTGACAGGGAAACCGTGAGTGAGAGGCTGGGAAAAAATCATCCACAGCGCCTTTATTTCGCTAGCGTCAGCTAGCTTCCATCGGCTAGTGACTAGAGACTAGTGACGGGGTGTGAAAAAGCATTTTTTCACACCTCCTTTTTTATGCGGCCCTCCGGGCGACCCGGGTCACGTCCCTCATGGGCCGTCCCTGCGAAGAGCGAACCCACCACCATTGCGCGGGGCGC
This region of Acidaminococcus timonensis genomic DNA includes:
- a CDS encoding LysR family transcriptional regulator, translated to MNLEQLNCFIAVVEEGSISAGARRLNLTQPPVSLQLKNLEKRCGVRLLERSIGSRRIHLTEAGKSLYDTAKRMQDLAQSARQDMLNFRLGKKGSLHLGMISSGTGNTFFKGLAYFFQQNPDIPIQLHEGNTYQLLDALHKETLDLAVVRTPFSPQELDVQVLCRENFVATGTPSWFPDPLPESLALDQLVEKPLLRYRRWEAILRQLCEKRSLPLFFRCTADDARSCLQWAQAGLGIALIPESVLSLSHDLVAIPLAEETLTSQVCLVRKKGRPLQEAARRFWDNAQ
- a CDS encoding ABC transporter ATP-binding protein, with translation MAVKQESSMATLKKVWQVIDAYRHLLLESIVLAGLSVALQLYVPVLFGRAIDGILGPGKVDFAQVGRTTSLILLLVVLSALATWAMNRINNLLAYRTVRDIRSRAIRQVQQLPLSYLDSHSSGDLVQRMIADVDQLSDGLLLGFTQLFSGGITIVLTLYFMFATHWEISLMVMVLTPLSFVVARFIARRSYQLFRDQTAIRGRQTALINEMVGGEKVVKAFRHEAKASADFKGLNEQLQEATQGALFYSSLTNPSTRAVNNLIYALVALVGCWRILSGGLTVGGLTVLLYYANQYMKPFTDISSVVTELQNALACAARVFALIEETPQSPEPDRQLQFKAGRVEIREVAFSYDKKKPLIEGFNFQVEPGQTTAIVGPTGCGKSTFINLLMRFYDVDQGTIAIDGQDTARVDRHSLRRTYGMVLQETWLKQGTVRENIAFGKPEATEQEIIQAAREAHSWAFIQQLPKGLDTVVNDDSLSAGQKQLLCITRVMLALPPMLILDEATSNIDTRTEVKIQNAFAKLMKGRTSFIVAHRLSTIRNADRILVMKDGKIIEQGTHESLMAQGGFYKELYNSQFAG
- a CDS encoding MetQ/NlpA family ABC transporter substrate-binding protein produces the protein MKLKKWIAGAVAVLALAGLTAGCGSSDKKAAAPAEKKSITVGITPGYSEEVMEVVKKEAAKQGLTVEIKTFSDYVTPDQALAQKDIDLNSFQHEPFLLAFNKKNGTKLVSIGKTYLAPLKLYSTKIKDIKDIPDGAKIAIPNDPSNGGRAILMLSKLGLLKVNPDVKATELTVNDITENPKHLQILELEAAQLPRSLDDTTASVINAGYANSAKLAPELAIAKEDNTSPYVNIIAAREEDKDNPTYQKFVKIFQSQPVKDWIEKNAKGSLEPAW
- a CDS encoding M20/M25/M40 family metallo-hydrolase codes for the protein MALTEEDKKYAAHLQRFIQCATVSNANVDKVDWKQFDRLHQAFREFYPHIFSEMELEEVGQAGLQFHLKGTSSEKKPLLLMSHQDVVEIGDRSQWSFDPFGGEIKDGCICGRGTTDCKHLLLSELEAVEALLAEGWRPSYDLYLSLGYSEEVYLENDVDGAEKLAGNLQRKGVHLGTVVDEGGGLFPAGEKLEARIGLAEKSPVNFEISVRSAGGHSSRPGRGTALGTLAKAIVAIEGHPFPYRLTPLAKAQLAGEAPLKTGEEREIFADPEGHWEQLCALAQEDPRLDALLHTTIAFTMAGASQQPNVLPSLATAQMSVRVLQGDTIAGVTEYFKQFLPEGVAIRHVSGRDPLPASDPNGYGVQVAEKVLADLYGNRVQTVPFLMLGGTDSHYYRNITDNILLFSGHVRDDRWGAAHQVDEKIPVDALRPSVEFFKRFLQTY
- a CDS encoding ABC transporter ATP-binding protein, with the protein product MKSFLPYFQGYTRDCLLAPAFKLLEALMDLAVPLVIAAMIDRGLGNGDETFLLECFGALIALMILGMGFSFTAQYFAARGSVGFTTKLRQALFDHVQGLSYKELDTLGTDTLITRLTSDINQVQTGLNMGLRLLLRSPFIVFGAMLLAFTIDVPSALVFVVAVPLLLAVVVGIMVRSVPLFTRVQGALDKLLQTTRENLTGVRVIRAFCREADEVKEFDDRNETVTRRNLQVGRWSAVMTPATYLLVNLATVVLIRQGALRVQLGYLAQGDVVALYNYMAQMIIELVKLGSLVVTMNKSVACARRIRDILAIRSTMAYPRPDGTLQPVGVEAPAVVFRNVTFQYTDDGAPALSHIDFSASRGSTVGIIGGTGSGKSTLVDLIPRFYDVTKGRVEVFGRDVREYPEGELLDHIALVPQKAMLFEGTIRDNLRWGNENATDQDLWKALEVAQAKDVVLGREGQLDALVEQGGRNLSGGQKQRLTIARALVKRPDILILDDSASALDFATDLHLRQAIKALEGELTVFIVSQRTSSVRYADTILVLDDGRLVGQGTHDQLLETCPVYQEIFDSQYPGERRKNRQNGKEVG